A stretch of DNA from Anaerotignum faecicola:
AAAATAACAGGAGGTAAATATTATGAAAGACGATAGATTTGCTGTTTCGATAATAGTTACAAATATGGCCGGGGTTTTAACGAGGATTTCTTCTCTTTTCAGCCAGAGGGATTTTAATATTGATACGTTTACGTCGGGGGAAACGGAAAATCCTACGTATGCCAGGATAACGATTACGGCAAGCGGCGACAGCAGGAAAAAAGATCAGCTTATTAAGCAGATCTCAAAGCTGTACGACGTTAGGAAAGTTGAAGTGATGAAGCCCGAAAATACGATTTTAAGGGAACTGCTGATTGTTAAAATAAGCGTGGAAGGCGAGAAACTGCGGGAGGTGCTTGACGCCGCCAATGTTTTCAGAAGCAAGGTTGTCGATATGTCGCCGGGAAGCGTATGCGTTGAAATGACGGGGGAAAGCAGCAAGCTTAACGCGTTTTTGAAATATGTGGAGCCTTACGGCATACTTGAATATTGCCGTACGGGGCTTATAGCGGTTGAAAGGGGCAAAACATGCCTTTACAAAGACGAAAAGCAGGCTACGGCATAAAAGATATTTCAAGCGCGTTTCCAACGTGCCTGACAGCGGAAAAAAGGCGGCGGCCACGGTTTTTAAAATGCGCCGGACAGGGCGGAGGATTTAAGCGGCAGTATGCTTGCGATTTTATTGTCTTAACAATCGCGGCGCGGCAAAACGGCCGGAGTGTGCTCAAGGCGTGAAGTTTTGGAATATGTTTATACTCAACGCCTAGAAAACGGGAACTTTTGCGCCGCGGGACGTGCGCGCCCTTTCAAACCTAAAATGCTTAGGGCGTATGCGGGATTTACATAAATTAACGGCAGTATTATTATTTTTAATATAAAGGAGAATGAGAATAATGGCTAAAATGTATTATGCAGAGGATGCAAACAAAGACATGCTTCAAGGGAAGAAAATAACGGTTATAGGATACGGGAGCCAGGGGCATGCACATTCCCTGAATTTGAAGGACAGCGGCGCGGACGTTACGGTTGGCCTTTACGAAGGTTCAAAAAGCAAGGAAAGGGCGAAAGAAGCGGGGCTTAACGTTATGAACACAGGCGAGGCCGTTAAACAGGCAGATATTGTTATGATACTTGTTAACGACGAAATACAGGCCAAGCTTTATAAAGAAGAAATAGAACCGAACCTTAAAAGCGGGGCTACCCTTGCATTTGCCCACGGGTTTAATATCCATTTCGGCCAGATTGTGCCGCCTAAGGATGTGGACGTTATCATGGTTGCGCCTAAGGCGCCGGGGCATACCGTAAGGAGCCAGTACCTTGACAATTTCGGCGTTCCGATGCTTATTGCCGTTTATCAGGATGTGAGCGGCCATGCAAAGGACACGGCGCTTGCGTATGCGGACGCTATCGGCGGCACAAGGGCCGGAGTGCTTGAAAC
This window harbors:
- the ilvN gene encoding acetolactate synthase small subunit, which produces MKDDRFAVSIIVTNMAGVLTRISSLFSQRDFNIDTFTSGETENPTYARITITASGDSRKKDQLIKQISKLYDVRKVEVMKPENTILRELLIVKISVEGEKLREVLDAANVFRSKVVDMSPGSVCVEMTGESSKLNAFLKYVEPYGILEYCRTGLIAVERGKTCLYKDEKQATA
- the ilvC gene encoding ketol-acid reductoisomerase, which codes for MAKMYYAEDANKDMLQGKKITVIGYGSQGHAHSLNLKDSGADVTVGLYEGSKSKERAKEAGLNVMNTGEAVKQADIVMILVNDEIQAKLYKEEIEPNLKSGATLAFAHGFNIHFGQIVPPKDVDVIMVAPKAPGHTVRSQYLDNFGVPMLIAVYQDVSGHAKDTALAYADAIGGTRAGVLETTFKDETETDLFGEQAVLCGGVVALMKAGFDTLVEAGYAPESAYFECMHEMKLIIDLAVQDGISFMRHSISDTAEYGDYTAGSKIITEDTRKAMRGILKDIQDGTFAREWILENQANRPHFNAMRRIQSEHLSESVGKELRSHMKKH